A section of the Humulus lupulus chromosome 2, drHumLupu1.1, whole genome shotgun sequence genome encodes:
- the LOC133813921 gene encoding uncharacterized mitochondrial protein AtMg00810-like, with the protein MVLVYVDDTIVTGNNSMELNLFITKLNTSFSLKDLGQLHYFLGIEVFRYNTGIYLSQGKYIAELLQKVQMENTKPSVTPMTVGKPLSIIDGQPLNQPSMYRSIIGALQYLSHTRLDISFTVNKLSQFLKQPTDVHWGAAKRILRSLKGTMYHGLHIAPSTNSTLIGLSNADWACCPDDRKSIAGYCVFLGDSLISWASKKQSVVARSSTESEYRALAHLAAELTWLQELLNELRVKCSSVPVIWCDNLSASALASNPVYHARTKHSELDVHFVRDKVLEKKLEISIVLAIVIPPFAI; encoded by the exons ATGGTTCTAGTCTATGTAGACGATACTATTGTAACAGGAAATAACTCCATGGAGCTCAACTTGTTCATTACAAAACTGAACACTTCCTTCTCACTTAAAGATCTGGGACAACTCCACTACTTCCTAGGAATCGAGGTGTTCAGATACAATACAGGGATTTACTTATCACAAGGCAAATACATTGCTGAACTGTTACAAAAGGTGCAAATGGAAAATACAAAACCCAGTGTCACCCCAATGACTGTTGGGAAACCTTTGTCCATAATAGATGGACAACCATTGAATCAACCTAGTATGTACaggagcattattggagctcttCAATATCTTAGTCACACAAGACTTGACATATCGTTTACTGTCAACAAATTGAGTCAATTTCTCAAACAACCTACTGATGTTCACTGGGGAGCTGCAAAGAGAATACTCAGGTCTTTAAAGGGTACAATGTACCACGGGTTACACATAGCTCCAAGCACCAATTCGACTCTAATAGGATTGTCTAATGCGGATTGGGCTTGTTGCCCAGATGATAGGAAATCAATAGCAGGgtactgtgttttcttgggtgACTCTTTGATCTCCTGGGCATCAAAGAAGCAAAGTGTAGTGGCACGCTCTAGTACAGAGTCTGAATACAGAGCCTTGGCTCACTTGGCAGCTGAACTGACATGGCTACAAGAGCTGCTAAACGAATTAAGAGTCAAATGCTCATCTGTTCCTGTCATATGGTGCGATAACTTAAGTGCCAGTGCTTTGGCATCCAATCCCGTGTATCACGCAAGAACAAAACACAGCGAACTCGATGTTCATTTCGTAAGAGATAAAGTCCTGGAAAAGAAACTTGAAATCAG TATTGTTTTGGCTATTGTAATTCCTCCTTTTGCTATTTAA